The DNA region GTGCTTCGCCACAGGACAACGCCAGCGACCGCCCAGTTCGGTAATCCACGGCTTGAGTCAACCTCTCAAAAACCAGGAGAATCGAGGCGCCAGCACCGCCATCAGTCAGGTTTTCCCGCGGCAATGGTCTTGTAACATTTACGCAAAAGGGGCAAAGTGCCCGCCGCGGCACGCAGTTCCTTCGCCCGCAAGGATGCAGCGAAGGTCCCGAACCGCCCGCCCCGCACGCGTGACCTATGGAGGGAACAGGGATGTTCCGCATGCAGAAACTCTTCCTCTTGGCCCCGGCCTCGTTGCTGTTGCTGTTGGCCGCCGCCCCCGTGAGTGTTGGCCAGACCGTTCTGCTGGATGTCGGCACCGTCAACTGCACCTACTGCCGGCAGATGGACCCCGTGGTCGAGCGGCTCAAGGCCGAGGGCGCCCCGATCGAGAAGGTCGACGCCTCGCGCGATTCGCAGATCGCCTCCCAGCTGGGCGTCCGCAGCTACCCGACCTTCGTGATGCTGGTCGACGGCAAGGAAACGGGCCGGATCGTCGGCTTCACCAGCTACGAAAAACTCCGCGGCCTGCTCGCCACGGCGTCCTCGCCGCGGGCGCCCGCACAGGAGCAAAGCACGCCGCGCAACGATCGGGTGCAGGCGACGTTCGCCTCGAACAGCCGGCCGGCCGGCGAGCAGGGCCCGCCCGCCGCGTCGCTCTCGAGCGGCGAGGCCTCTCTGGTGTCGGCCTCGGTGCGGATCCGCGTCGACGACCCCGAGGGGCACGCCTTCGGCACCGGCACCATCATCGACGCCCGCCAGGGCGAAGCGCTGGTGCTGACCTGCGGGCATCTGTTCCGCGACAAGAACAAGCAGCCCCTGGGCGACCGGGCCAAGGTGACCGTAGAGATCTACGACGCCTCGCAGGGGACGCCGCAGGTGGTCGACCGCGTTTCGGCGGTGGTGGTCCGCACCAACTTTGAGAAAGACCTGGCCCTGATCGCGATCCGGTCGGCCCGCCCGCTGGTTACGGCCCGCATGGCGTCCCGCGGCCCCGCTACGTCGCCGGGCGAAGCCCTGCGCTCGGTCGGCTGCGACCACGGCGCCGACCCGAGCCTGCGGACCGGCCAGGTAGTAGAACTCGCCCGCTGCGACGGCGCCGAGTGTGTAGTCGGCACCGGGGCGCCGGTCGTTGGGCGTAGCGGCGGCGGGTTGTTTAATCGCGATGGCGAGCTGGTCGGCGTTTGCTTTGGCGCCGATGTCGACAAGAACGAGGGGCTGTACGTCGGCGTCGCCGAGGTGCACGCCGAGCTCGACGCCCAGAACCTCAGCGCCGTGTACCGCGACTCGCCCATCCGACTTGCTTCCAACCCGAACCCCATTGGGGTCGGCCCCGGCCTCGAGCCGGTACCCGGGCCCGCGGCGCCCGTCGTCCGCGGTCAGGATGCCGGCGCCGACCAGGGCTGGGACAACCCGGCCCCGCTGGCGCCGATCGCCCCGGCGGCGGCCCAACCTGCGATGGCACAATCCCCGATGGCCCAACTCTCCGGCCTCAGCCCGCGAGAGCAGGGCGCCCTGGCCGAGCTGGCCAGAACGGCTGCCGACGCCGAGGTGGTGTGTGTCGTCCACCCTTCGACCCCCGGGGCGACCACCGAGGTCTTCAGGCTGCGGAACCTTTCGCCGCAGTTTATCGAAGCGTTGCGGGCCATGCAGGCCCATTCCGAGAGCGGCGCAGCACAACCGCCCCAGCGGCGCTAGCCGGCACGACCCGCAAATCGGCCGGGAGAGTCCCGCCAGCGCCCGCGGCGGGCCGCGCCGAGCGTGTCCTAACCTTGATTGAACGGCGCGATCGAGCGCCCGGTCTCTTTCGAGGGTGTAGGACGCCATGATCTGGTTTGTAGCGGCGGTAGCGGTGGGCAATGTGGCGGTCGGCTATGCCCTGGGCGCACGCCTGGGGTGGCCGCTGAAGGGCCGCGACGCAGAGCCGCTGCTGGCCGACCGGCCGCAGGCCGCTGCGCCGGTCGCCCCACCAGCGGCGCCGTTTGTCGCCGCCACGCCGGCGCCGGCCCCCTTCGCTCCGCCGGCGACCGCTGCGTCGCCCCAAGAAGCCAAGGCGGCACTCGACGCGTTCCGGCAGCGGCTGGAGGCGGCGGGCTCGAGCCTGCGCGCCACGATCGACCAGCCCGAAGACTTCCAGCGTTCGGCCGGAGAGCTGCAGAAGACGAACCACGAGTTCCTAGACGACGCCGCGCAGCGGCTGCAGGGCTGGCGCCCCGGCGGTCAGGACCAGGCGCAGCGCGACGCCCTGGCCGCGGGCGCCGAAGAACTCGGCCGCCAGGCGGCCAAGATCGACGCGTTGCTCGAGCAGCCGCTCGACCCCGAGCGGCGTAGCGAGCTGGTGGCCGATACCGAAACACTCTCGGCCGAGGTTGCCGCCAGCGCTAGCCGGCTAGAAGCCGCCGCAGGCGGGCCGGAGCCGACGACGCCGGGGCTCCACCCGACAATGGCCACGCTCGACGCCCTGATCGACGCGATCACCCACGAGCTCGAAGAAACCGATCAAGCGCCCCCCACGGCGCTGCTGCAGTTCGACCCCCCATCGGCCCCGCACCCGGCCGGGTGCGGCCCCCGGCTCGAGGCGAAGCTGGTAGAGCTGCTGCAGGAAGCGCTAGAGCCGCAGCAGATCGTCACCTCCAAAGAGGGGGCCGGGTACCTGGTGCTGCTGACGGGCGACAGCCCTGAAGAGGCGCTGGCGCGGATCGACGGCTTCCGCCAACAGGTAGAGGCGGGCCGCTTCAGTGCCGACGGCCCGGTGGTGCAGGCCACGGTCTCTTGCGCCGTCGCGGCATCGGAAGGCTGCGGCGGGTTCGAGGAGGTGTACCAGCGGCTCGAGGCGGCGCTGGCAGACGCGCAGCGGCTCGGCCGCAACCGCACCTACCACCACGACGGCCGGATGGTCGCGCCGGCCCTCCCCGAGAGCCTGGGGCTCTTGCCGATGACGATCGAGATCTAGCGCCCCCACTTCACGTAGGGAACCGCACGCGCAGGTCGGCGACCTGCGCCTCGGTAAGCGGCCGGATGGGCTGGCCGCGGAGCAGCAAGAACAGCTTGGCGGTCTCTTCGAGCTCCTCGGCGGCGTAGACCGCTTGCTCGAGCCCCGCCCCGGCCACCACGGGCCCGTGGTTGGCCAGCAGCACCGCACGGCTCCGCTGGGCGAGCGTCGCCACCGCTTCGGCTAGCGCTAAGTCCCCCGGCGGGAAGTAGGGCGCCAGCGGCAGGCTGCCGACCCGCATCACGTAGTAGGCGGTGAGCGCCGGCAGCACGTCGTCCGGGTTGACGTCCGCCAGGCAAGAAACGGCCACCGACCACGTTGAGTGCAGGTGGACGATCGCCCGCTCGTCGGGCCGTCGCCCGTACATGGCTTGGTGCAAGAACAGCTCCTTGGAGGGCTTGTCTCCGTCCAGCACCTTGCCGTCGTGGTCGACCAGCGCGATCTTCGCCGGGTCGAGCGTGCCCATGCAGCTATTGGTCGGCGTGATCAGCATCCCCTCGTCAACACGCAGGCTGATGTTCCCCGAGCTGCCGCAGCCGTAGCCGCGGTCGAACAGGCTCTTGGCGTGGTGGGCAATCGCTTGGCGCTGTTCGCGGTAATTCATGCTGGGGGGACCGATCGAGGCGAAGTTTTGACCACAAATAGCACAGATTTCACGGACGACGTTGGCTGAGACGGCGGCCACAAAACGGCACAAGAAGCACAAGGCAAGACGCGACTTCGGATAGAAAGTTGAGCGCCTAGTTCACTGCCTGACGCCGGGAGCGTTGGCGTTGGGGGGTCTGTCGGCGCCGTAGTCTCCGGGCGCTCACGATTGGGGCTCAATGCTGCCTAGCTCGTCTCATGTCCTCGTCCATTTTCTGCGCCTTTTTGTGCTTCTTCGTGGCTACCGTCATCCGTGGTTAATGGCAGTTTAGCGCGCGGGCGAAGAAGTCGTCCTGGCCGAAGTTGCCGCTCTTGAGCGCGAGGTCGAGCTTGGGCTGGCTGGTCGACTGGGTCCAGGGAACGCCCGGGGCGATCGACGGCCCGATCCGCAGCGAGGCGACCCCGAGGGCCTGCAGCACGGCGCCCGAGGTCTCCCCCCCGGCCACCACCAGCCGCCGCACGCCCAGGTCGACCAGTCCGCGGGCGAGCCGGCCCATCGCTTCTTCAACCAACGACGAGGCCTGCTCACCCAGCGACGAACGGGTCTGCTCGATCTCGTGGGGCGTGGCGGTCGACGAGATTAGCAGCGGGCCGTCGTCGAGCCGAGACTCGGCCCAGGCGAGCGCCTCGTCGACCACGCCCTGCCCCAGGGCGAGCCGACGTGGATCGATCCGCAGCGCCTGGCGGCCCGCGCTCCACGCGGCGACCTGCCGCTGCGTGGCCATCGAGCAGCTTCCGGCCAGCACCGCGGCATGGCCGTCGGTGGGCGTGAACGACGCGTCGTCCGGGTGGCCCGCCAGCAGCCCGCGGCGGCGGTAGGCCTGCCCCAACGCAGCGGCGAGCGCCGACGCGGCGGTGATCAGCGGCGCCTGGACCAACGCGTCCGCCCAGGCGTCCAGGTCGTCGTCGCTGGTCGCGTCTGCGATCACTAGCCGGACCCCCAGGCTGCGCAGCTCGGCAAGCCGCGCCTCGATGGCCGCGCTCCCGGCCCGCACGACGTCCAGCGGCACCAGGCCCACCTCGCCGTGCGATTGCAGGCAGAGCCAGCGGACCAGGTTGGGGTCGGTCATCGGGTTGAGGGGGTGGTTCTGCATGCCCGACTCGCTCAGCAACGCGTCGCCCACGAACAAGTGCCCGCGGTAGACGGTGCGTCCGTTCTCGGGGAACGCGGGGCAGAAGACGGTCTGCTCGGCGCCGGTCGCTTCGAGCAGCGCCTCGGCCACGGGACCGATGTTGCCCCGAGGGGTCGAGTCGAAGGTCGAGCCGTACTTGAACAGCAGCCGCTGGGCCCCCGCGGCCCGCAGCGCCCGGAGCGCGTCGAGCGAGTCCCGCACCGCGGCTTCGGGCTCGATGGAGCGCGACTTGAGCGACACCACCACCGCGTCGACATCGTTACAGTCGGGCAGCGGCTTGGGAACGCCAACCCACTGCACGGTGCGCATCCCGCCACGCACCAACATCGAACCCAGGTCGGTGGCGCCGGTGAAGTCGTCTGCGATACATCCAAGCAGTGGCATTTTTCTGGTCGCCAGAGAGCTACGAAACGGTTAACGACAACGAACACGAAGGAGCACGAAGTTAATACCAAAGCCGCGGCGGGGACGAAGCAAGAGATCGGCGGACAGGTCGGAGCAATGCATGAGGGGGCGCGTCGTTGAGCGTTCCTCGGGTGTGTGACAACTGGTTCGCAACGTTCACTACGTCGCCGGCCGATTCCCAGACGGGTCGCCCCGCCGAAACGCCATCCCTGCTTCTCCCTTCCGCTTTTTCTTCGTGTTCCTTCGTGACCTTCGTGGTTAAACGTCCGACGATGACCGCAGCACGGCGACCGCGCGGATGGGGGAGCCGTCGCCCCCGGCTATCTTAAGCGGCAGGGCGATGAGCTCAAACTCGTGGCCCACGAGCCGATCGAGGCCCACCAGCCCCTCGACGATCGTCACGCCGCCGCGGAACAGGGCTTGGTGCACGTCGGTCAGCTCCCGCATGTTGTTGACGTCCGCGACCGACGGGGGCTCCACCCCGACCAGCGCCACCCGCTTGGCCACGAGCCACTCGGCCAGCTCCAGCGAGATCCGCGGCAGGGCGTCGCGGTACTCGGGCGCCGGGTAGCGCAGGCTCCAGTCGGTGCGTAGCAGCAGCCGGTCGCCCGCCTCGATGCGGTCGGCCCAGTCGCTCAGCCGGGCGACGGTGATCAGCTCCGCCGGTTCAACCGGCGTGAGGTCGATCAGCTTGGCGGGGCCGACGCACACGGCCAGGTCCTGGGCGTCCAGCGGCGCGGCGCCGTCGATGAAGTGCCGCGGCGCGTCGATGTGCGTCCCCGCGTGCGAGTACAGCGACAGCGTCGTGGCGTTCCAACCTTCTTTGGCGATCGTCTTGGCGGGGCTGATCGCGACGCCCGGCATCTGGTTGTCGATCGGGCGGGAGAGGTCGATCACGCGCGTCGTGGGCAGGCCCTCCGGGCGGACCGGCCGATCCACCAGAGACGACTGGTAGGCGGCCTCCACCACGCGGAGCGACTTGAGGTACTGGGCGCCCGCGGTCTCAAACGGCGCCCCCGAACGCAGGCAATCGATGAAGTGCTGCTGTGTCGCGCGGACGCAGTCGCCGGCGAAGCCCTCGGTGCTAAACGTGTAGTCGTGCGGCCGCTCTGCTTCGCCCAGAGGCTGCAGCGTGATCGCGCCGTCTCCCCACAATCGCAGGCTGCCGGAGTCTCCCTCTACCAGCATCTGTCCGAAGGTGAGACGCGGGTTGGCGTCGGTCGATTCGTTGAAGCGGTTGGCGTCCCACGTGCAGACGGCGCCGCTGGCCATCCGCAGCGTGAGCGTGCCGGCGTCCTCGCCGGCGATCACCGGGTTGAGCCGGCGCAGCAGGGCGTAGATCGAATCGACCTCGCCCGCCAAGTAGCGGAAGGTGTCGATGAAGTGGACCCCCGTCTCGAACACCAGCAGCCGGGGCATGGTGCGGAAGTAGGGCTGCCGGCCCAGGTAGGCGTCTTCGCCCCAGCCGTCTCCCATGCGGGTGCGGAACGAGATGGAGTGCACCCGGCCCACCGCGCCGCCATCCATCAGTCGCTTGATCTCGCGGTGCCACGGCTGGAAGCGGAAGTTCTCGTGCACCATCAGCGGCACGCCGGCGTCGGCCGCCGCGGCCACCACCTGCTCGGCGGTCCGCAGGTCGGGGGCGAGGGCCTTCTGGCAGATGATCGGCAGGCCCCGCTGGGCCGCGCGCCGCACGAGGTCGAGGTGCGAATCGG from Pirellulimonas nuda includes:
- a CDS encoding trypsin-like peptidase domain-containing protein, whose translation is MFRMQKLFLLAPASLLLLLAAAPVSVGQTVLLDVGTVNCTYCRQMDPVVERLKAEGAPIEKVDASRDSQIASQLGVRSYPTFVMLVDGKETGRIVGFTSYEKLRGLLATASSPRAPAQEQSTPRNDRVQATFASNSRPAGEQGPPAASLSSGEASLVSASVRIRVDDPEGHAFGTGTIIDARQGEALVLTCGHLFRDKNKQPLGDRAKVTVEIYDASQGTPQVVDRVSAVVVRTNFEKDLALIAIRSARPLVTARMASRGPATSPGEALRSVGCDHGADPSLRTGQVVELARCDGAECVVGTGAPVVGRSGGGLFNRDGELVGVCFGADVDKNEGLYVGVAEVHAELDAQNLSAVYRDSPIRLASNPNPIGVGPGLEPVPGPAAPVVRGQDAGADQGWDNPAPLAPIAPAAAQPAMAQSPMAQLSGLSPREQGALAELARTAADAEVVCVVHPSTPGATTEVFRLRNLSPQFIEALRAMQAHSESGAAQPPQRR
- the otnC gene encoding 3-oxo-tetronate 4-phosphate decarboxylase → MNYREQRQAIAHHAKSLFDRGYGCGSSGNISLRVDEGMLITPTNSCMGTLDPAKIALVDHDGKVLDGDKPSKELFLHQAMYGRRPDERAIVHLHSTWSVAVSCLADVNPDDVLPALTAYYVMRVGSLPLAPYFPPGDLALAEAVATLAQRSRAVLLANHGPVVAGAGLEQAVYAAEELEETAKLFLLLRGQPIRPLTEAQVADLRVRFPT
- the otnK gene encoding 3-oxo-tetronate kinase — translated: MPLLGCIADDFTGATDLGSMLVRGGMRTVQWVGVPKPLPDCNDVDAVVVSLKSRSIEPEAAVRDSLDALRALRAAGAQRLLFKYGSTFDSTPRGNIGPVAEALLEATGAEQTVFCPAFPENGRTVYRGHLFVGDALLSESGMQNHPLNPMTDPNLVRWLCLQSHGEVGLVPLDVVRAGSAAIEARLAELRSLGVRLVIADATSDDDLDAWADALVQAPLITAASALAAALGQAYRRRGLLAGHPDDASFTPTDGHAAVLAGSCSMATQRQVAAWSAGRQALRIDPRRLALGQGVVDEALAWAESRLDDGPLLISSTATPHEIEQTRSSLGEQASSLVEEAMGRLARGLVDLGVRRLVVAGGETSGAVLQALGVASLRIGPSIAPGVPWTQSTSQPKLDLALKSGNFGQDDFFARALNCH
- a CDS encoding cyclase family protein, giving the protein MANPPTLRGLSIGAGYFAQFHFDAWRRVDGAELVGICDSDAGKAAAAAQQHGVAGSFSDFDQAIDALKPDFVDIITPPDSHLDLVRRAAQRGLPIICQKALAPDLRTAEQVVAAAADAGVPLMVHENFRFQPWHREIKRLMDGGAVGRVHSISFRTRMGDGWGEDAYLGRQPYFRTMPRLLVFETGVHFIDTFRYLAGEVDSIYALLRRLNPVIAGEDAGTLTLRMASGAVCTWDANRFNESTDANPRLTFGQMLVEGDSGSLRLWGDGAITLQPLGEAERPHDYTFSTEGFAGDCVRATQQHFIDCLRSGAPFETAGAQYLKSLRVVEAAYQSSLVDRPVRPEGLPTTRVIDLSRPIDNQMPGVAISPAKTIAKEGWNATTLSLYSHAGTHIDAPRHFIDGAAPLDAQDLAVCVGPAKLIDLTPVEPAELITVARLSDWADRIEAGDRLLLRTDWSLRYPAPEYRDALPRISLELAEWLVAKRVALVGVEPPSVADVNNMRELTDVHQALFRGGVTIVEGLVGLDRLVGHEFELIALPLKIAGGDGSPIRAVAVLRSSSDV